Proteins encoded by one window of Vanacampus margaritifer isolate UIUO_Vmar chromosome 17, RoL_Vmar_1.0, whole genome shotgun sequence:
- the LOC144036865 gene encoding stathmin domain-containing protein 1-like, with protein MGCGSSNATTVVQPLRPTDEDDPGSRCNRGDSAVSKLTEDSGVVVAVENGETLLGETLPGEVPVKPPGLMGRDVPMQERPTSSDILEELQNEGIIPVKPSRETAASGQAYTILLDDSDGIRRRPPARLESLRVKRLPSKEEMEEKMRLTNDRRKSREDELMARLRNKSARIQRAAAFERVQQAPERGKSAGDERRDDEESTLMEVAELLSASGELEGDSSFQRGDDKEIFGIKRTK; from the exons ATGGGATGCGGCAGCTCTAACGCCACCACGGTGGTCCAACCTTTACGACCCACGGAcgag GACGACCCGGGAAGCAGATGTAACCGCGGCGACTCTGCTGTGTCCAAACTGACAGAGGATAGTGGCGTGGTGGTGGCGGTGGAGAATGGCGAGACGTTACTCGGTGAGACGTTACCCGGCGAGGTGCCCGTGAAGCCCCCTGGCTTAATGGGGCGGGACGTCCCGATGCAAGAGCGCCCCACGTCCAGCGATATCCTGGAAGAGTTGCAGAATGAGGGGATCATCCCGGTGAAACCCAGTAGAGAGACGGCGGCCTCCGGGCAGGCCTACACCATCTTG ctgGACGACAGCGATGGTATCAGACGCCGGCCCCCCGCCAGACTGGAGTCCCTCAGGGTCAAACGTCTGCCAAGCAAGGAGGAGATGGAGGAGAAGATGCGGCTCACCAACGATAGACGCAAG TCACGGGAAGACGAGCTGATGGCCCGTTTGAGGAACAAATCGGCCCGCATCCAGCGAGCCGCCGCCTTCGAACGCGTGCAACAAGCACCCGAGAGAGGAAAAAGTGCGGGAGACGAGCGCCGTGATGATGAGGAGTCCACGCTGATGGAGGTGGCTGAGCTCCTCTCGGCTTCGGGGGAGCTGGAGGGCGACTCCAGCTTCCAGCGAGGAGACGACAAGGAGATTTTTGGAATCAAGAGGACGAAGTGA
- the LOC144036864 gene encoding class I histocompatibility antigen, F10 alpha chain-like isoform X2, with amino-acid sequence MWKMNLLGLFVVVVQIHSVTPVVHTLKYFQTASSHIPNLPAYLEVGYVDGVQIARYDSKSRKAKAKQDWMNKITDEEPHYWERETQIGIRNEQVNKVNIEIAKERFNQTGGVHMFQWMSGCEWDDETDEVDGWRHYSYDGEDFISFDLSTLRWIAVKPQAVVTKHKWDQDDVRNQYLKHYYSEICPSYLKKYVSYGRDFLMRTELPVVSLLQKTPSSPITCHASGFYPADSVLFWRKDGEELHEDVEMGELLPNHDGTFQTTAHLKAELPADAEGRYECVFQLAGVEDDMVTKLDRRSILTNREEDATKVTLAVVVPLALLALLAPLLVLLVKRHRSPPANYAPASADASEPEPASKSDPDAEPASESVPEAHSGTSSS; translated from the exons ATGTGGAAGATGAACTTGTTGGGATTGTTTGTGGTGGTTGTGCAAATCCACAGCGTGACGCCTG tgGTTCACACGCTCAAATATTTCCAAACTGcgtcctctcacattccaaacttGCCAGCGTACTTGGAGGTTGGTTATGTTGACGGCGTTCAGATTGCTCGTTACGACAGCAAGAGCAGGAAAGCAAAAGCCAAACAGGACTGGATGAACAAAATCACCGACGAGGAGCCGCACTACTGGGAGAGAGAAACACAGATCGGTATTCGTAATGAGCAGGTCAACAAAGTCAACATTGAAATTGCTAAAGAGCGCTTCAACCAAACTGgag gtgttCACATGTTCCAGTGGATGTCTGGCTGCGAATGGGACGACGAGACTGACGAGGTTGACGGTTGGCGACACTACAGTTACGACGGCGAAGACTTCATCTCGTTTGACTTGTCGACACTGAGATGGATCGCAGTTAAGCCGCAAGCTGTCGTCACCAAACACAAGTGGGACCAAGATGACGTCAGGAATCAATACCTGAAGCATTATTACTCTGAGATTTGTCCTTCTTACTTGAAGAAGTATGTGAGCTATGGGAGGGACTTCCTGATGAGAACAG AGCTGCCGGTGGTGTCGCTGCTGCAGAAGACGCCTTCGTCGCCGATCACGTGCCACGCCAGCGGTTTCTACCCGGCGGACTCCGTCCTGTTTTGGAGGAAGGACGGCGAGGAGCTCCACGAGGACGTGGAGATGGGAGAGCTCCTCCCCAACCACGACGGAACCTTCCAGACGACGGCCCACCTGAAAGCGGAGCTGCCGGCCGACGCGGAGGGCCGCTACGAATGCGTCTTCCAGCTGGCCGGCGTCGAGGACGACATGGTCACCAAGCTGGACAGAAGAAGCATCCTGACTAACCGAG AGGAAGACGCCACTAAGGTGACGCTGGCCGTTGTTGTCCCCTTGGCGCTCCTCGCTCTGCTGGCGCCGCTGCTCGTGCTCCTCGTCAAGCGTCACAGAAGCCCACCAG CCAACTACGCTCCAGCTT CTGCTGACGCTTCCGAGCCTGAGCCGGCCTCAAAGTCCGACCCTGATGCCGAACCTGCTTCCGAGTCGGTTCCTGAGGCCCATTCCGGGACCAGTTCCTCGTGA
- the LOC144036864 gene encoding class I histocompatibility antigen, F10 alpha chain-like isoform X1, with the protein MWKMNLLGLFVVVVQIHSVTPVVHTLKYFQTASSHIPNLPAYLEVGYVDGVQIARYDSKSRKAKAKQDWMNKITDEEPHYWERETQIGIRNEQVNKVNIEIAKERFNQTGGVHMFQWMSGCEWDDETDEVDGWRHYSYDGEDFISFDLSTLRWIAVKPQAVVTKHKWDQDDVRNQYLKHYYSEICPSYLKKYVSYGRDFLMRTELPVVSLLQKTPSSPITCHASGFYPADSVLFWRKDGEELHEDVEMGELLPNHDGTFQTTAHLKAELPADAEGRYECVFQLAGVEDDMVTKLDRRSILTNREEDATKVTLAVVVPLALLALLAPLLVLLVKRHRSPPANYAPACKSNIFAVLSRSDVQLCEKTLHISRYLCGPQLLTLPSLSRPQSPTLMPNLLPSRFLRPIPGPVPRDVTRCRDTTETSPSKCLDLKTEREFFNSDVPV; encoded by the exons ATGTGGAAGATGAACTTGTTGGGATTGTTTGTGGTGGTTGTGCAAATCCACAGCGTGACGCCTG tgGTTCACACGCTCAAATATTTCCAAACTGcgtcctctcacattccaaacttGCCAGCGTACTTGGAGGTTGGTTATGTTGACGGCGTTCAGATTGCTCGTTACGACAGCAAGAGCAGGAAAGCAAAAGCCAAACAGGACTGGATGAACAAAATCACCGACGAGGAGCCGCACTACTGGGAGAGAGAAACACAGATCGGTATTCGTAATGAGCAGGTCAACAAAGTCAACATTGAAATTGCTAAAGAGCGCTTCAACCAAACTGgag gtgttCACATGTTCCAGTGGATGTCTGGCTGCGAATGGGACGACGAGACTGACGAGGTTGACGGTTGGCGACACTACAGTTACGACGGCGAAGACTTCATCTCGTTTGACTTGTCGACACTGAGATGGATCGCAGTTAAGCCGCAAGCTGTCGTCACCAAACACAAGTGGGACCAAGATGACGTCAGGAATCAATACCTGAAGCATTATTACTCTGAGATTTGTCCTTCTTACTTGAAGAAGTATGTGAGCTATGGGAGGGACTTCCTGATGAGAACAG AGCTGCCGGTGGTGTCGCTGCTGCAGAAGACGCCTTCGTCGCCGATCACGTGCCACGCCAGCGGTTTCTACCCGGCGGACTCCGTCCTGTTTTGGAGGAAGGACGGCGAGGAGCTCCACGAGGACGTGGAGATGGGAGAGCTCCTCCCCAACCACGACGGAACCTTCCAGACGACGGCCCACCTGAAAGCGGAGCTGCCGGCCGACGCGGAGGGCCGCTACGAATGCGTCTTCCAGCTGGCCGGCGTCGAGGACGACATGGTCACCAAGCTGGACAGAAGAAGCATCCTGACTAACCGAG AGGAAGACGCCACTAAGGTGACGCTGGCCGTTGTTGTCCCCTTGGCGCTCCTCGCTCTGCTGGCGCCGCTGCTCGTGCTCCTCGTCAAGCGTCACAGAAGCCCACCAG CCAACTACGCTCCAGCTTGTAAGTCAAACATCTTCGCAGTCCTGTCCAGGTCCGATGTCCAGCTTTGCGAAAAAACGCTCCACATCTCTCGCTATCTTTGCGGCCCGCAGCTGCTGACGCTTCCGAGCCTGAGCCGGCCTCAAAGTCCGACCCTGATGCCGAACCTGCTTCCGAGTCGGTTCCTGAGGCCCATTCCGGGACCAGTTCCTCGTGACGTCACACG GTGTCGGGACACGACAGAGACGTCTCCATCCAAGTGCTTGGATTTGAAAACAGAGAGAGAATTTTTCAATTCTGACGTTCCTGTTTAG
- the rbm24a gene encoding RNA-binding protein 24: MHTTQKDTTYTKIFVGGLPYHTTDSSLRKYFEVFGEIEEAVVITDRQTGKSRGYGFVTMADRSAADRACKDPNPIIDGRKANVNLAYLGAKPRVMQPGFTFGVPQIHPAFIQRPYGIPAHYVYPQAFVQPSVVIPHMQPTAAAAPAPATSPYIDYTGAAYAQYSAVSAAAAAYEQYPYAASPAATGYVTTAGYGYAVQQPLAAAAPGSAAAAAAAAAAFGQYQPQQLQADRMQ; encoded by the exons aTGCACACCACGCAAAAGGACACCACCTACACCAAGATCTTCGTCGGAGGGCTCCCCTACCACACCACCGACTCCAGTCTCAGGAAGTACTTTGAGGTGTTTGGCGAGATCGAGGAGGCCGTGGTCATCACCGACAGGCAGACCGGCAAGTCTCGGGGCTATGGATTT GTGACCATGGCGGACCGCTCGGCCGCCGACCGGGCCTGCAAGGACCCCAATCCCATCATCGACGGCAGGAAGGCCAACGTCAACCTGGCATACCTGGGGGCCAAGCCCCGAGTCATGCAGCCAG GTTTCACCTTCGGGGTCCCTCAAATCCACCCTGCGTTCATCCAAAGGCCTTACGG CATCCCGGCGCACTACGTGTACCCTCAGGCCTTCGTGCAGCCCAGCGTGGTGATCCCGCACATGCagcccaccgccgccgccgccccagCCCCCGCCACCTCCCCGTACATCGACTACACCGGAGCAGCCTACGCTCAGTACTCGGCCGTTAGCGCGGCGGCGGCAGCGTACGAGCAGTATCCCTACGCCGCCTCTCCCGCCGCCACCGGCTACGTGACCACCGCGGGGTACGGCTATGCGGTCCAGCAGCCCCTTGCCGCCGCCGCCCCGGGTTCTGCCGCAGcagcggccgccgccgccgccgccttcggCCAGTATCAGCCTCAGCAGCTGCAAGCTGACCGCATGCAATAG
- the cap2 gene encoding adenylyl cyclase-associated protein 2, which yields MEALTERLERAVTRLEQLTSSTSLPNGDCINSINGAATGCVDAFDILLKGPLTDYVNVSRTIGSDVEKHAEMVNDALLMQRSFLKMAAKHQEPAQTELHDLLKPISDHIQKIQNFRERNRGSQLFNHLSAVSESIPALGWVAVNQKPGPYVKEMNDAATFYTNRVLKDYKETDRRHVDWVRSYLSIWTEMQSFIKLHHTTGLLWSKTGPLSPAPLFENPSAPCPPPPPPPPPPAPPAEDPQPAGSTSHSALFAQLNQGLDITKGLKHVSDHQKSHKNAQQHSQEASSGKAGSKKTSPPAAPQKKPPLLELEGKKWRVENFEHKHDLTIEDTELRQVVYVFACNDVTLHIKGKLNSIIIDNCKKLGLVFDNVVGIVEIINSKAVQLQVLGTVPTISINKTEGCQLYLSRQSLSCHIVSAKSSEMNILVPQDDDYKELPVPEQFKTVWDGSKLVTEPSEMAA from the exons ATGGAGGCTTTGACGGAGCGTCTGGAGCGAGCCGTGACTCGACTGGAGCAGCTGACATCGTCAACAAGTCTGCCAAACGGCGACTGCATCAACAGCATCAATGGCG CTGCGACCGGGTGTGTGGACGCCTTCGACATTCTTCTGAAAGGTCCGCTAACGGACTACGTGAACGTCAGCAGGACCATCGGGAGCGACGTGGAGAAGCAC GCAGAGATGGTCAATGACGCCCTGCTGATGCAAAGGAGCTTCCTCAAAATGGCGGCCAAGCACCAGGAACCCGCGCAG ACGGAGCTCCACGACCTGCTGAAGCCCATTTCGGACCACATCCAGAAGATCCAGAACTTCCGGGAGCGCAACCGCGGCAGCCAGCTCTTTAATCACCTGTCGGCCGTCAGCGAAAGCATCCCCGCCCTCGGCTGGGTGGCTGTG AACCAAAAGCCGGGTCCTTACGTGAAGGAGATGAACGACGCAGCCACCTTCTACACCAATAGAGTGCTCAAAGACTACAAGGAAAC CGACAGACGTCACGTGGACTGGGTGCGCTCGTACCTGTCCATCTGGACCGAGATGCAGTCGTTCATCAAGCTCCACCACACTACCGGGCTGCTCTGGAGCAAGACG GGTCCCCTTTCCCCGGCCCCCCTCTTCGAAAACCCCAGCGCTCCCTGCCCCCCACCTCCGCCTCCACCCCCTCCGCCCGCACCCCCAGCCGAAGACCCTCAGCCCGCCGGATCCACCTCGCACTCCGCGCTATTCGCCCAGCTCAACCAAGGCTTGGACATCACTAAAG GTCTGAAGCACGTCTCGGACCACCAGAAGAGCCACAAGAACGCGCAACAGCACTCCCAGGAAGCATCGAGTGGGAAGGCCGGGTCCAAAAAGACGTCCCCACCGGCGGCCCCTCAGAAGAAACCCCCATTGCTGGAgctagaggggaaaaaatggaggGTG GAGAACTTTGAGCACAAACACGACCTGACCATCGAGGACACGGAGCTGCGGCAGGTGGTCTACGTGTTCGCCTGCAATGACGTCACCCTGCACATCAAGGGGAAGTTGAACTCCATCATCATAG ATAACTGCAAGAAGCTTGGTTTGGTGTTCGACAACGTGGTCGGAATCGTGGAGATCATCAACTCCAAGGCTGTTCAGTTACAG GTGTTGGGAACAGTGCCCACCATCTCCATCAACAAAACGGAAGGATGTCAGCTGTACCTCAGTCGCCAGTCGTTAAGCTGCCACATCGTCAGCGCCAAAAGCTCAGAGATGAACATCCTCGTACCGCAAGATGACGACTAC aAAGAACTGCCGGTTCCCGAGCAGTTCAAGACCGTCTGGGACGGATCCAAACTGGTGACAGAACCCAGCGAGATGGCAGCTTGA
- the aunip gene encoding uncharacterized protein aunip → MKTSKGVQSNSAPEECGVWLDTVELKGKAKQKKSVRPISKMLNPLAKGPGYSLAVVFNFTQTKTEMPRTKQSSISSYFSPRNKSVVASDGKRRRETDGEMRDDVQDQDEELNIHCGIQEEEPDEIEENIYGERQLDEMQHNIHQKVREKQPDETERKVHCGVQEDNPDQISSSQRSPVPLNQISIDFDISEEAFRLEAEGKTSTQKPLQLAHSPHNGEKENSLLAESFSPPKKRARKREDEDSLMFTQDSDGFRVMAHRAWRSPLKNRNNVVATAAMKPTKTLSDLDALFTQDSQGNMVIKH, encoded by the exons ATGAAGACATCTAAAGGGGTTCAGTCGAACTCTGCACCCGAAGAATGTGGTGTGTGGTTGGACACCGTGGAGCTCAAAGGAAAAGCTAAGCAG AAAAAATCAGTCCGTCCCATCTCCAAGATGCTCAACCCTCTGGCCAAAGGTCCCGGTTACAGCTTGGCCGTGGTGTTCAACTTCACGCAGACCAAGACGGAGATGCCAAGGACCAAACAGAGTTCTATATCCAGCTACTTTTCACCTCGAAATAAGTCAGTTGTGGCATCGGACGGAAAACGCAGACGTGAGACGGACGGTGAGATGCGTGATGACGTTCAGGATCAGGATGAAGAGCTGAACATTCACTGCGGAATCCAAGAAGAGGAACCAGATGAGATTGAAGAGAACATCTACGGAGAAAGGCAACTTGATGAGATGCAACACAACATCCACCAAAAAGTCAGAGAAAAACAACCAGACGAAACGGAACGTAAAGTCCATTGTGGAGTCCAAGAGGACAACCCAGACCAGATAAGCAGTAGTCAAAGATCCCCTGTTCCATTAAATCAAATCTCAATAGACTTTGATATAAGCGAAGAGGCCTTTCGGTTGGAGGCTGAAGGCAAAACCTCCACTCAGAAACCGCTTCAACTTGCTCACTCTCCTCATAATGgcgaaaaagaaaacagcctcTTAGCCGAGTCGTTTTCTCCTCCAAAGAAGCGAGCGAGAAAGCGTGAGGACGAGGACAGCCTGATGTTCACACAGGACTCTGACGGCTTTCGGGTGATGGCACACCGAGCTTGGAGGAGTCCCCTCAAAAACCGCAACAACGTTGTCGCCACTGCCGCGATGAAACCCACAAAAACTTTATCTGACCTCGACGCGCTCTTCACGCAAGACTCTCAGGGAAATATGGTGATTAAACATTGA
- the vps28 gene encoding vacuolar protein sorting-associated protein 28 homolog, with translation MFHGIPVTGGMGGGAPPNKPELYEEVKLYKNAREREKYDNMAELFAVVKTLQALEKAYIKDCVTPNEYTGSCSRLLVQYKAAFKQVQGSDVGSIDDFCRKYRLDCPLAMERIKEDRPITIKDDKGNLNRCIADIVSLFITVMDKLRLEIRAMDEIQPDLRELMETMNRMSNMPPDSEAKDKVSRWLSTLSSMSASDELDDSQVRQMLFDLESAYNAFNRFLHSS, from the exons ATGTTCCATGGCATACCGGTTACAGGGGGCATGGGAGGAG GAGCTCCACCCAATAAACCTGAGCTGTACGAG GAAGtgaaattgtacaaaaatgcaagagaaagagaaaa GTACGACAACATGGCAGAATTGTTTGCTGTGGTCAAGACCTTGCAGGCCCTGGAGAAAGCCTACATCAAAGACTGCGTCACACCCAATGA GTACACCGGCTCGTGTTCTAGACTCCTGGTACAGTACAAGGCGGCGTTCAAACAGGTGCAGGGCTCCGACGTGGGCTCCATCGACGACTTTTGCCGCAAGTACAGA CTGGACTGTCCGCTGGCCATGGAAAGGATCAAGGAGGATCGGCCAATCACCATCAAGGACGACAAGGGCAACTTGAACCGCTGCATCGCCGACATAGTTTCT CTGTTCATCACTGTGATGGACAAGCTGAGGCTGGAGATCAGAGCCATGGACGAG ATCCAACCGGATCTGCGCGAGTTGATGGAGACCATGAACCGAATGAGCAACATGCCTCCCGATTCGGAGGCCAAGGACAAAGTTAGCCGCTG GTTGAGCACCCTGAGCAGCATGTCGGCCTCGGATGAGTTGGACGACAGCCAAGTGCGCCAGATGCTCTTCGACCTGGAGTCGGCCTACAACGCCTTCAACCGCTTCCTGCACTCCTCCTGA